In Sphingomonas sp., a single window of DNA contains:
- a CDS encoding glycosyltransferase: MRVLTFLHSFAPGGVERVALRLVRHWRAAGVEALLFLGREDGAMREEFADVAYAVPRQPRFHQRRWETLWMILTLPAEIRRARPDVLFVAGSTYTIVAVMMRLLLGRRCPPIVVKVSNDLARRDLNPMGRFFWRAWLRIQARCARSWVVMDEAMLPELPPVMAQRGHVVHDPAIAAAQVLPPRAERAAGPRRFVAIGRLVAQKHFALMLRAFARAVQPGETLTLFGDGPERAALEALAASLGIADRVRFAGHVADAPAQLAGYDVLLMSSRYEGVPAVVIEALAAGLAVVSTDCGAGLRSLLGQGLFGTIVPQNEVLLAEAIRTAPSQVPDRPALRASLDRFTIERSAQAYLDLFVEAAAAHARSRAVLPTQEVPA, encoded by the coding sequence GTGCGCGTTCTCACCTTTCTACACAGCTTCGCCCCGGGTGGTGTGGAACGTGTCGCGCTACGGCTGGTGCGGCATTGGCGCGCAGCGGGGGTAGAAGCGCTGCTGTTCCTCGGCCGCGAAGACGGCGCGATGCGTGAAGAGTTCGCCGATGTCGCCTATGCGGTGCCCCGCCAGCCGCGCTTTCACCAACGCCGTTGGGAAACCCTTTGGATGATTCTCACACTCCCCGCCGAAATTCGGCGGGCGCGACCAGATGTGCTGTTCGTAGCCGGCTCCACCTACACCATCGTCGCCGTCATGATGCGGCTGCTGCTTGGGCGGCGCTGCCCGCCGATCGTGGTCAAGGTGAGCAACGACCTCGCCCGGCGCGATCTGAACCCGATGGGCCGTTTCTTCTGGCGCGCCTGGTTGCGCATCCAGGCGCGGTGCGCGCGAAGCTGGGTCGTGATGGACGAGGCGATGCTGCCCGAATTGCCGCCGGTCATGGCGCAGCGCGGCCATGTCGTCCACGATCCCGCGATTGCCGCGGCGCAGGTGCTGCCGCCCCGGGCCGAGCGCGCGGCGGGCCCGCGGCGCTTCGTCGCGATCGGGCGGCTGGTGGCGCAGAAGCATTTCGCACTGATGCTGCGGGCCTTTGCACGCGCTGTGCAGCCGGGCGAGACGCTGACGCTGTTCGGCGACGGCCCGGAACGCGCGGCGCTGGAGGCGCTGGCGGCGTCGCTCGGCATTGCCGATCGCGTGCGCTTTGCCGGGCATGTCGCCGACGCGCCGGCGCAGCTCGCGGGCTATGACGTGCTGCTGATGTCGTCGCGCTATGAAGGCGTGCCGGCGGTGGTGATCGAGGCACTGGCGGCCGGGCTGGCGGTGGTTTCCACCGATTGTGGTGCCGGATTGCGCAGTTTGCTCGGCCAGGGCCTTTTCGGGACGATCGTGCCGCAGAATGAGGTGTTGCTTGCCGAGGCGATTCGCACGGCACCCAGCCAGGTCCCGGATCGCCCGGCGCTGCGCGCCTCGCTCGACCGTTTCACCATCGAACGTTCCGCCCAGGCCTATCTCGACCTGTTCGTCGAAGCGGCGGCGGCGCATGCGCGCAGCCGAGCCGTGTTGCCCACCCAAGAGGTGCCCGCATGA
- the cpdR gene encoding cell cycle two-component system response regulator CpdR, which yields MIRILLAEDDRVMREYLTRALERSGYAVSAVDRGTAAVPLLETERFDLLLTDIVMPEMDGIELAQRAAEIAPEMRVMFITGFAAVTLRAGKQVPQARVLSKPFHLRDLVLEVDRMFESENVGQN from the coding sequence ATGATCCGGATTCTGCTGGCCGAGGACGACCGCGTGATGCGCGAATACCTCACCCGCGCGCTGGAGCGCTCGGGCTATGCGGTCAGCGCGGTAGATCGCGGCACGGCTGCAGTCCCGCTGCTCGAGACCGAGCGATTCGATTTGCTGCTCACCGACATCGTGATGCCCGAGATGGACGGGATCGAGCTCGCCCAGCGGGCCGCGGAGATCGCGCCGGAGATGCGGGTGATGTTCATCACCGGCTTTGCCGCGGTGACGCTGCGCGCGGGCAAGCAGGTGCCGCAGGCCCGTGTGCTCTCCAAGCCCTTCCATCTGCGCGACCTGGTGCTGGAAGTGGATCGGATGTTCGAATCGGAGAATGTCGGGCAGAATTGA
- a CDS encoding N-formylglutamate amidohydrolase gives MAQVTSAASFDRHGPMRPESPIVLSAPHGGRDYPQALLAALRVSPNVLRALEDRHVDSLALNAQRDETLLVATRARAWIDLNRAEHERDPQIDEGAHLLGRPLSAKVRSGLGLVPRRVGTLGQLWRGRFAAEEVTARILADHRPYHLALSEALAAARERFGIALLLDIHSMPPLGSPESAPRLVIGDRFGRSAASRFGARVEAVARQHGIAIAANAPYAGGHILERHGDPRRGVHALQLEIDRSLYLDAALDALGPGAEAVTALLRAVIDALADEALPGALAAE, from the coding sequence ATTGCCCAGGTGACCAGCGCCGCCAGTTTCGATCGCCATGGGCCGATGCGGCCGGAAAGCCCCATCGTGCTCTCCGCCCCCCATGGCGGGCGCGACTATCCGCAGGCGCTGCTCGCGGCGCTGCGCGTCTCCCCCAACGTACTGCGCGCGCTGGAAGACCGGCACGTCGATTCGCTGGCGCTGAACGCGCAGCGCGACGAGACCTTGCTCGTCGCCACCCGTGCCCGTGCCTGGATCGACCTGAACCGCGCGGAGCATGAGCGCGATCCGCAGATCGACGAAGGGGCGCATCTTCTAGGTCGTCCGCTCTCCGCCAAGGTCCGCAGCGGCCTGGGGCTGGTGCCGCGGCGGGTGGGCACGCTCGGCCAGCTCTGGCGCGGGCGCTTTGCCGCCGAAGAGGTGACGGCGCGGATCCTCGCCGATCACCGGCCCTATCACCTCGCGCTCAGCGAGGCACTGGCAGCGGCGCGGGAGCGCTTCGGCATCGCGCTGCTGCTCGACATCCACTCGATGCCGCCGCTCGGGTCTCCCGAAAGCGCGCCGCGACTGGTGATCGGCGATCGCTTCGGCCGCTCCGCCGCTTCGCGTTTCGGAGCGCGTGTCGAGGCGGTGGCACGGCAGCACGGCATCGCGATCGCCGCCAACGCGCCCTATGCCGGCGGACATATCCTCGAACGCCACGGCGACCCACGTCGCGGGGTGCATGCGCTGCAGCTCGAAATCGATCGCTCGCTGTATCTGGATGCGGCGCTGGATGCGCTCGGCCCGGGCGCCGAGGCGGTGACGGCGCTCCTCCGCGCCGTCATCGACGCGCTCGCCGACGAAGCCCTCCCCGGCGCGCTCGCCGCCGAATGA
- a CDS encoding SapC family protein: MASAPQQSLPLFYNQLEPLSSQVHADFRSRSTDRAPFLANQHAVPVTVEEFPLVQRFMPIVFSVGEDPVPLALMGLNEGVNTFFDAEGKLVDPNFYVPAYIRRYPFLLARLRPESDELSLCFDPTSDVVGKFEEGEALFENGEPSEVTKNILQFNEQFETAGARTSQFMRELKDMNLLIDGEVSIQPDGAAQPFIYRGFMMVDENKLNEMRGDQLRKIVQNGMLPLIYAHLFSLAQMRELFARQMRAGWQPEVQLAG, translated from the coding sequence ATGGCCAGCGCGCCGCAGCAGTCGCTTCCCTTGTTCTACAATCAGCTCGAACCGCTTTCGAGCCAGGTCCATGCCGATTTCCGCTCGCGTTCGACCGACCGCGCGCCGTTCCTCGCCAACCAGCATGCGGTGCCGGTCACCGTCGAGGAATTCCCGCTCGTGCAGCGCTTCATGCCGATCGTCTTCTCGGTGGGCGAGGATCCCGTGCCGCTGGCGCTGATGGGCCTCAACGAAGGCGTGAACACCTTCTTCGACGCCGAGGGCAAGCTGGTCGACCCCAACTTCTACGTGCCGGCCTATATCCGCCGCTATCCGTTCCTGCTCGCGCGCCTGCGCCCGGAGAGCGACGAGCTGTCGCTGTGCTTCGATCCGACCTCGGACGTGGTCGGCAAGTTCGAGGAGGGCGAGGCCCTGTTCGAGAATGGCGAGCCGAGCGAAGTCACCAAGAACATCCTGCAGTTCAACGAGCAGTTCGAGACGGCCGGTGCCCGCACCAGCCAGTTCATGCGCGAGCTGAAGGACATGAACCTGCTGATCGACGGCGAAGTCTCGATCCAGCCGGACGGCGCCGCGCAGCCCTTCATCTATCGCGGCTTCATGATGGTCGACGAGAACAAGCTGAACGAAATGCGCGGCGACCAGCTGCGCAAGATCGTCCAGAACGGCATGCTGCCGCTGATCTACGCCCACCTCTTCTCGCTGGCGCAGATGCGCGAGCTGTTCGCACGCCAGATGCGCGCGGGCTGGCAGCCCGAAGTCCAGCTGGCCGGCTGA
- a CDS encoding FAD-binding oxidoreductase: MTPDQQRVTAFAAERFGPKAVTTDPQDIEPWLTDWRRRYHGAAPAILSPGATEEVSALVALANELGVALVPQGGNTGMVGGAIPPADGSALLLSTRRMHRIRRMDADANLAVAEAGVILGTFRDASEAVGRRFPLDLGARGSATIGGLVSTNAGGVQVLRFGTMRALVAGVEAVLPDGSVHDGLSALKKDNRGYDLNQLLVGAEGTLGIVTAATLRLVPAAAARAVAWVGLESPAKALTLLRRLQAATDMVESFEIMPDDTVALVLEHVPGTRLPLAGTHRWHVLIEAVTSDPAAEAPATVLERMLAQAFEAGLAEDAVIAASEAQAEGFWRIRHSISEAERSAGPAVQHDISVPVEDMPRFMVEGGAEAEARFPGTHAIAYGHLGDGNVHFHVRAPKGVDRDRWYAEEAPHITRLVHDMVVAAGGSISAEHGIGQMKRDELARLSPPARMAALRAIKVALDPKLILNPGKLVALAPETFSK; encoded by the coding sequence ATGACACCCGATCAGCAACGCGTCACTGCCTTCGCCGCGGAGCGCTTCGGCCCGAAGGCGGTCACTACCGATCCGCAGGACATCGAGCCCTGGCTCACCGACTGGCGCCGGCGCTACCATGGCGCGGCACCCGCGATCCTGTCGCCCGGCGCGACCGAGGAGGTCAGCGCGCTCGTGGCGCTGGCCAACGAGCTCGGCGTGGCGCTGGTGCCGCAGGGCGGCAATACCGGTATGGTCGGCGGCGCGATTCCGCCTGCGGACGGATCGGCGCTGCTGCTCTCAACGCGCCGGATGCACCGGATTCGGAGGATGGACGCCGATGCCAACTTGGCGGTGGCGGAAGCGGGCGTCATTCTCGGCACCTTCCGCGACGCGTCCGAGGCTGTCGGGCGGCGCTTCCCGCTCGATCTGGGTGCGCGCGGGAGTGCCACGATCGGCGGCCTCGTCTCTACCAATGCCGGCGGCGTGCAGGTGCTGCGCTTCGGCACGATGCGTGCGCTGGTCGCGGGCGTGGAGGCGGTGCTTCCCGATGGTTCGGTGCATGACGGGCTGTCGGCGCTGAAGAAGGACAATCGCGGCTACGATCTCAACCAGCTGCTGGTCGGCGCCGAGGGGACGCTGGGCATCGTCACCGCCGCGACGCTGCGGCTGGTGCCGGCGGCAGCGGCGCGGGCGGTGGCCTGGGTCGGCCTGGAGAGCCCGGCCAAGGCGCTCACCCTGCTGCGCCGGCTGCAGGCGGCGACCGACATGGTCGAGAGCTTCGAGATCATGCCCGACGACACTGTCGCGCTGGTGCTGGAGCACGTACCCGGCACGCGGCTGCCGCTGGCCGGTACGCATCGCTGGCACGTGCTGATCGAGGCGGTGACCAGCGATCCCGCCGCCGAGGCGCCGGCGACGGTGCTGGAGCGGATGCTTGCCCAGGCCTTCGAGGCGGGGCTGGCCGAGGACGCGGTGATCGCGGCGAGCGAAGCGCAGGCCGAGGGCTTTTGGCGCATCCGCCATTCGATCTCCGAGGCCGAGCGTTCGGCCGGGCCCGCCGTGCAGCACGATATCTCGGTACCCGTCGAGGATATGCCGCGCTTCATGGTGGAAGGCGGGGCCGAGGCGGAGGCGCGCTTCCCCGGCACCCATGCGATCGCCTATGGCCATCTCGGCGACGGCAACGTCCATTTCCATGTCCGCGCGCCCAAGGGCGTGGATCGCGATCGCTGGTATGCCGAAGAGGCGCCGCACATCACGCGGCTGGTGCACGACATGGTGGTCGCCGCCGGCGGGTCGATCTCCGCCGAGCATGGCATCGGCCAGATGAAGCGCGACGAACTCGCGCGCCTGTCGCCGCCGGCGCGGATGGCGGCGCTGCGCGCGATCAAGGTCGCACTCGATCCGAAGCTGATTCTCAATCCGGGAAAGCTGGTCGCGCTTGCGCCTGAAACCTTCAGCAAATAG